In Zingiber officinale cultivar Zhangliang chromosome 1A, Zo_v1.1, whole genome shotgun sequence, the DNA window CACATTCATGGTTGATAGTTTTATTAATGTAGGTTAGAATATAATTCTGGTTTTCGTATTCAAATTTCAAGAGCAACTGCAATACTGCATGCCTTGATCCTCCACTCCATTGCACCATCGAGACTTTCCCCATAGGTTCTCGCTGAGCTAAACTCTACCAGTCAACCTCATAAAATTTGGGTTAAATGGTACCCGAACCGAATAACCCGAATTAATTTCGGATGATTCGGTTTGGTTGACAATTAATTCGGTTTGGTTCTTGGttggatttaaaaatttataataaccGAATAACCCGaaccaaataaaccaaataatccGAACCGACCCGAATGAACACCCCTACCTGAagtactgctttcttctgatgtcgctcccccttcatcgatgcttttaatgctcatttcggatgagtttgcttcgtctccttcttcttagtgacttgccactagcgtaAGTCCGACGATGACTTCAATTTCCGATTCGGATGacgtttcgtcccatgtcgccttcatattcttgtacttgttcgCTTAGGTCGActtcttgttcttgctcttgtcctTGTCTTTCAATTTAGGACAGTTATTTTTCACATGCCCTTCTTATTTGCAGTGGTAATAtcttatccttcttttcctaccttacacttgattaaatcttttagttttaaataactttttaaatttacgtaACATCATTCTGTTTCATTATCATCGAGAGAAAATTCTAAATCTTGTTCGTCCGTCTTTGCCTTTAAGATAATGTTAtgctccttcttcagatctgcaTATCTCGTTTCATatacttcaaaagttgaaaataattcttctaaaatagttgaatctaaatccttagatatataataagcatctactaatgatgctcatttagtatttctagggaatgtgttaagagtgtaccttagcgaatttcGGTTTcataccttttctccaagattcgtgagtccagtgatgagctccttgatccttgagtgaagatgtgcaacggtttcaccttcttccagtttgatgttgctgatctaGTTTCTGAGCATATCTTGTCTCGCGAGTTTCACCTCcgaagttccttcgtgtagttctaggaatttctcctagagttctttTGCAGACTTGGAGgcccgatctggttgacttcttgtggcggtaagacgcttagcagatggaactctgctttgtcgtttttCACGAAATCAGCCTGCTCTTTTTGGTccagtggtatttttctttgccttcgggtgctacaaaaccaaattccattattaaaaataaattgaaatcaattttgaaaaatacctccatcttcttcttctagttGGCGAAATCTCCCTCGAATTTCAGTGGATAGATGcttgatccggccatctcgtatgcttcgttcggcggttaatCCTCTTGAagcgaacttggctctgataccacttgttggtctaaGGTAGGCCGGAGGGAGGGGAGGTGAATTGGCTGATAAGAAAAACCTTCATCGACTTTTAACTcagataaaaaaatagaataaatgaacaactaaaaaaaatcaaggtcaaaagagttacttggttacaaccggggaggttattaatccaagtcaagtaaacacactaaagatctccttcttggAAGGCGGAaaagtctcttacactcgttggaagCTCAGAAAGTAACTAGAAAATGAATATCGAAGTTGTtacatatttcctaggtccaggggtctttttatagcccttggaaaatcttatccgtgactggaaggcgtcttccacagagctggaaggtgcctccagcgaggcgcaATGGATAAAAGTTTTTATCCACTGTCAACGATAAACTCtgtcaggttgaaggcgccttccatggctggttgaaggcgccttcagcccagTTGAAGGTGTCTTCTGCCTGAAGGtcgcggaggcaccttcaactccagcagctccatagctccatTTTAGTTTTTTCGTTgttccgatcgcctgggtgatttcggccaaccgaaatagggctcacccgaattcagtttccggccttctcctcgagcaggcttttgcTCCGACTTCTTGTTCCTCGAACGttgcgcacgtccttctcgtccatcggtgtactcttctgcagcacctcgtccctcgaatgcaccgagcccgtcggctcccttcccgtgccatctttctagctgcgtcttccgctctactttttatgttcctaagctcctgtacacttagacataagggttaaacactaacagaacctaacttgacttgcttgatcacatcaaaattaccacgaGGTACCAACATATAATTATTTAACAGTCATCCAATtccactttatttttttttattaaagagaTGCCCTATCTCACTATTCAATCGTATGCAATTACTCAACAGTCATCCAGTACTGTTCAGTATTATTATTTTCCGTCTAAATCTTCACCTAATTTCTGAATCAGTCGGACGTGTTGTAAcagttatgattttataattattccGTCTAAATCTCCACCTAATTTCTAAATCAGTCGGACGTGTTGTAATAATTATGATTTCATAATGACTACAACGTAAATGTTAATGTTAAGTGAGCAGAACAAATTCATATTGTAACAATGATAGTTTTATAATTGATATAACAATATTAACCgctatgaaattataattactataacataaatattttttaaatatattaaatatgcATGATAGAAGTTATAAAATTACCGCTATTATAATATCTgtagtaattttaaatttataactttTACAACATGTGTCCAACTAACATAAAATTTAGATGGAAGATAACCGTATTGAATAGTACGATAAAATAATTAAGTAAATATAAACGAATGAAATATGTcatcctttaaaaaaaaaaaaaccaaaatagAGCTTCCCTTATGATTTGGAAAAGAAACACAGTCCCTCCTTACTTTTTGCTCTACAATTTATACGTGTCCATTTTTTTGGACAGAAACAAAATGCTTTTCTTATATAAACTTACTTATAAATTtctttattgaaaattttaattttcatctTGTAAAGGGGATGCCAATTAAGTCggcaactattttaaaaattatcgttAAAATTTTGTATCCACTCAAATGCCAGTATTTAAAGACTCTTTACAGCCATttaaaaaaacaaaggaaagagaaaaaaaaactccATCCTCGAATGATTTTGCCGACTCGATCTCGTTGACACAGAAGAGGAGCAGGTCGGCCGCTCATTCGGTGTTTATCCAACTCAATTCAACGCGAGATCCAAGCTCTTCAATTCCCAATATTTGGAATGATCGAAGCGACGGAAAGCAATTATATTTGTCAGTATCGGGCGTTGAAGATTCGAGAAATCACGTGAACTTGATTTCCTGCCGCCATccttaattcttcttcttcttcttctttttaaaTTATAGAGCCACAGATTAAACCATCAGAAGCCACATCCTCGGCATATTCGACACAATGGCTGCGAGAATTCTCTCACTCTTCACCATCCTCTGTTGCTTCGCCTCCTCCCACGGAGCGAGGCGGCTAGCCTTCTTTCCCTTCCCCTCTCCTCCTATTCCCTTCCTGCCGTCGCCGCCCAACGTCGGTGGGGTCCCGTTGCCTCCCAACCCGCTGGTCCCGCCGCCGTCGCTGCTGCCGCCGAATCCGCTTCAGCCGCCGCCACCGTCGGTCTTCCCTTCGAATCCTCTACAGCCGCCTGCGCCGCCCTCGATCAACTTTCCTCCTATTCCATTTCTGGCGCCTCCGCCGCCACCACCGCCGGCGTTCCCGTTTCCTCCTGCCCCGTTGGTCCCGGTTCCTCGGGTCCCCGGCGTGCCGCCGGCCTCCTCCGGAGAGAAGAACGCCTCGCCGTGACCAAACTGTATCATGCATCCTGACCATCCCTAATCTGCCTTTCTTTCTTTCCTAGTGGTATGTAAGATACGAGCATGTAACCGAAATGTTAAGATATAATCAAACAAGTACTGAGAAAAAGAAATCTTGAGGTTCTCTATTGATACGGTGATGGAAAAGGATCTCATTAAAAATGGGTTAAAATGGGAAAGAGCAATTGATGTAGAAGTCAAAGTCAAAATCCACATCTATATATAGATCAAGCGAAGTTGATTGAACGAGCCTCCAATGACGATTATGTTAGTTGCTATTTGAAATATCGTACCGGTTtccttatacaaaaattttgtataagtcctgaacctttcctaacaatttatcgtgttctttagaaattaaattaggaatcgcaaacagaacttaatattattgattccaaattcaatttatttgttcttagaggtttagacttggatcacaaacgatgcttaacattattaatccaaatctacccatgttacaaatttgattaaatatttatttcaaagatacgcttctaggttaaacatggcgaggtactaggccttcttggttatgggagcatccaccacttcctagacaaaatctttcaacgaaattcaatattaaatctccttatagtaaccctaggtttaaccaataagaacaatcgaatcacaagatcgaaaaaacaaaagaaacacaaattcgaatcataaatccgaaacctagaaacgttagcttcttgtgtttggtatttcaaaatctaaacaaaaagatgaactacttatgatgcggaaactaataactagttataccttttgtagcttatagacctcacgatcttctatcgtattcctcttcttatctcggacgtcgtatgagcgacgatctaccgatacgagaatccacccaagcctccttcttctccttgcaagtttcggccaccaacaatctcctagagatgaagaacttcgaccaccaatcaagttccaagggatgctaggaatgtctcttagagatgaagaactcctcaacatgcccatcaaaagcttttgccttaagggccttagtgaaaggatcttccaggttatcatctgatgcatctaagcgacaacaacttctcctcgttatatgatgtctcgtattgggtggtacttgcactctatgtgtttacttgccttataggcttgtggttccttcgagtttgctactgtaccaataattttgggcaaaccaggaatcacatctaagtccatcatgaagttactgaTCTATTCAGCTTCTATAGCTGCCTCAAaaactgccacatactcagcttctatggtggagtccgaaaaagcatctatgcttaacactcctccattgttatagcttttcctcctaaagtaaacacaaaaccccgaggttgacttactatttgcccctatctaattggaagtcaaaatccgtgtatctcatagggagcaaatcatctaccttgtaaactagcatatactCTCTAGtctctctaaggtactttaatatatgctttacgacagtccaatgtctcgatcctgggttactttgatatctgctaatcatgcccatgacaaaacagatatttggtgtcgtgcatagcatacattaggcttcctatagctgaagtataaggaactaccttcatttcttctatctctttttatgtcttcggagacatctctttagataaatatatactccatgcccaaaaggtacaaaaacctttcatggagtcttgcatactaaaacgagctaggatagtatcgatatatgaagctcgggataagcacaacattcttttctcgtgatcccttattattttaatctcgagaatatgtgtgcattcacccaagtccttcatatcaaattgcttggacaaccatacccttacttccaacaacactttgatattgtttccaactattaaaaatgttatctacgtatagtacaagaaataccaccacgttttcatcacacttcttgtatacacaagactcatccggacactgaataaatccatatgactggattacttcattaaaccggatgttcccttgaagcttgctttagtttaTACATAaaccaattgagcttacatactagatgctctttgtcctttgcaataaacccctctggttgcttcatatgaatgttttcttcaagacttccattaagaaaagctgtcttgacatccatttgtcacacctcataatccatatgagcagcaatagataagagtatgcagatagacttaagcatagctactggcgaaaagatttcctcataatcgattttatctttttgagtatactctttcacaacaagcctagctttgaaggtttccaccttcccgtctgtcccccttttccttttgtagatccatttacatcaaatagcttttacactaattgatggttctactagcttccagattttattagaatacatagattctattttttgaattcattgctctttgccaagatgctacatctttatcttggagtgcttcgtcatatgttcggggatcaagttcatgtttacctgggatcaagttcgacgactctcccaaaaatatgaatctttcaggttacctaacaaccctcccactacgacgaggtattgtatattgttgtgtatcatttgtgatacgtgttgtcgtttcttatgatatttcatcttgcactattggtactaaagtaggcgtgccctctcgcatttcttctagaacaatctcactcatgggcttatggtttattacataatatttctctaaaaatcgagcattggttctaacaatgatcttctgatttttaggattataaaacaaaccaccttttgttcctttaggatatcccacaaatagacaaacttctgtacgtgatttcaacttgtcagtatctcccttcagcacatgtgttggactactccatatccgaatatgactcagactagacttacgctcattccacaattccatgggagtaaagggtactgatttagaaggtaccatattcaaaatATACACtgttatttccagagcatatcccctaaacgaatttggtaattttgaataactctttttaccatttccataagagtcatattccttcgttctgccacatcattctgttggggtgtaccaggtgcagacaattgagattgaatcccagcctctgatatgTAATtactaaactctccaaagaggtattcgtcactacgatcagaccgtagtgtcttgatacttttaccatgacgtttctccacatcagtcttgtactctttgaacttatcaaagcattcagacttgcggcgcatcaagtaaatgtacccatatctcgaatagtcatctataaaagagacaaaatattcgaaaccacctcttgcatggatagacataggaccacacaaatcagaatgaaccagttccaacacatctatggctctataccccttggcgtTAAAAGGTCtgttggtcattttaccttccaagcaagattcgcaagttggaaagtttttcaacaCTAATGAACTCAatagtccatcagctataagcctttgaatcctactcaagttaatatgatcaagccttagattccaaagatatgtttggttcatttgcgaatgttcctttctcttattagaatttgaagatgtgctattaatttccatttgttgctttatgggagttattggatttagagtatacaaattgcctactaatgtaccagaacagatactaaccctattcttcttaataactactttgtcattaaaagaaatagaatatccatccacaaacagtttagaaactgaaattaaattctttctaaaagtttgtacataaagacaatttctcaaaaccaaacttctattcctatcaaatgataagtagacgtttcccactacaacagccgccactttcgtagcattacccatgtagacggttatctctccctcaaatAGTCggcaggtttcctggaacccatataatgtattgcagacatgatcagtggctcctgtatctacacaccaggtgctggtagataacaccgctaaacatgtttcaactactagagaataagatatacctttattgttctctctcctacgaggacagtctgccttccaatgtccagtctgcttgcagatgaagcacttgccctttggcttatTCACTCtagctttaggtccagtacctagagattttttcaccttctttgttgagccagcctgtttcttcttcttcttgcctttcgacttagaagtagaaacattttcagcaaagtgaatctgagaactatgatgaaatataccttctgctgcctgaagttctgtcagaagttccgccaacgtataagtccttttgttcatgttatagttcaggcggaactgcacaaaacttctgggtagcgcttggagaataatatcgatctgggtttccccatcgatttcagcaccaaggatctgtatttcgttcaaataaacaatcatctttaggatatgatcccttacgggtgtctcctctgacatggtggctatcattaattttcttattgcctcttgcctagcagcccgattttggtgtccgaagagttccttgagattgttcatcatgtcataggtagctggcaagtcctgatgctgatgttgcagtacatttgacattgaagctaaaatgtaacaccgcgccatctcatctgccttgacccatttcctataatgctcaatctcctcttcactagaatcg includes these proteins:
- the LOC121997295 gene encoding vegetative cell wall protein gp1-like codes for the protein MAARILSLFTILCCFASSHGARRLAFFPFPSPPIPFLPSPPNVGGVPLPPNPLVPPPSLLPPNPLQPPPPSVFPSNPLQPPAPPSINFPPIPFLAPPPPPPPAFPFPPAPLVPVPRVPGVPPASSGEKNASP